A part of Brassica rapa cultivar Chiifu-401-42 chromosome A05, CAAS_Brap_v3.01, whole genome shotgun sequence genomic DNA contains:
- the LOC103866595 gene encoding calcium-dependent protein kinase 14, which translates to MGNCCGTAGSLIVNEKLKKGLKLANPFSIDYGHRHDGEKLVVLKEPTGREIKLRYKLGRELGRGEFGVTYLCTDNETGDVFACKSILKKKLRTAVDIDDVRREAEIMRIMPEHPNIVTLKETYEDDKAVHLVMELCEGGELFDRIVARGHYTERAAASVVKTIMEVVQMCHKHGVMHRDLKPENFLFANKKETASLKAIDFGLSVFFKPGERFNEIVGSPYYMAPEVLKQSYGPEIDIWSAGVILYILLCGVPPFWAETDHGVAKAILRSVIDFRRDPWPKVSANAKDLIKKMLHPDPKRRLTAQQVLEHPWLQDGKNAPNVSLGETVRARLKQFTVMNKLKKRALRVIAEHLSVEEASGIKERFQVMDTSNRGKITIEELRIGLRKLGIVVPQDDIQILMDAGDVDKDGYLDVNEFVAISVHIRKMGSDEHLKTAFSFFDQNKSGYIEIEELREALANEFDTTSEEVVEAIILDVDTNKDGRISYEEFATMMKTGTDWRKASKQFSRDRFKNLSIKLKEEGSLNSNNCDAE; encoded by the exons ATGGGGAATTGCTGTGGAACGGCTGGATCTTTGATTGTAAATGAAAAGCTAAAGAAAGGTTTAAAACTTGCAAATCCCTTCTCCATCGACTACGGCCACCGCCACGACGGGGAGAAGCTTGTCGTCCTCAAGGAGCCAACGGGTCGAGAGATCAAGCTGAGATACAAACTAGGTCGGGAGCTAGGTCGAGGAGAGTTCGGTGTAACGTATCTATGCACAGACAACGAGACCGGGGATGTTTTCGCGTGCAAATCCATCTTAAAGAAGAAGCTGAGAACGGCTGTGGATATAGATGACGTTAGGAGGGAAGCTGAGATCATGAGGATTATGCCTGAGCATCCGAACATCGTCACGTTGAAAGAGACTTACGAGGATGACAAAGCTGTGCATTTGGTTATGGAGCTTTGTGAAGGCGGTGAGCTTTTCGATAGGATTGTGGCTAGAGGGCATTACACGGAGAGAGCTGCAGCTTCGGTTGTTAAGACAATCATGGAAGTTGTTCAG ATGTGCCATAAGCATGGTGTAATGCATAGAGACCTAAAGCCTGAGAACTTCTTGTTTGCAAACAAAAAGGAAACTGCATCTTTGAAGGCCATTGATTTTGGTCTCTCTGTTTTCTTTAAACCAG GTGAGAGGTTTAATGAAATCGTTGGGAGTCCTTACTACATGGCTCCTGAGGTACTAAAGCAGAGTTATGGACCAGAGATTGACATTTGGAGCGCAGGAGTAATTCTTTACATATTGCTATGTGGTGTTCCACCTTTTTGGGCAG AAACTGACCATGGAGTCGCCAAAGCTATTCTTCGGTCTGTGATTGATTTCAGAAGAGACCCCTGGCCTAAAGTCTCTGCCAATGCAAAAGAtctgatcaagaagatgcttcaTCCTGACCCAAAGCGTCGTCTTACAGCTCAACAAGTGCTTG AACATCCATGGTTACAAGATGGTAAGAATGCTCCAAATGTATCATTAGGTGAAACCGTGAGAGCAAGGCTTAAGCAGTTCACAGTTATGAACAAGCTCAAGAAAAGAGCACTCAGG GTTATAGCTGAGCATTTATCGGTTGAAGAAGCATCAGGCATCAAAGAAAGATTTCAAGTGATGGACACTAGCAATAGAGGAAAGATTACCATCGAGGAGCTAAGGATCGGATTGCGTAAACTAGGAATTGTTGTTCCTCAAGATGACATTCAAATCTTGATGGACGCG GGAGATGTTGACAAAGATGGATACTTAGACGTTAATGAGTTCGTAGCCATATCGGTACACATCAGAAAGATGGGCAGTGACGAGCACTTAAAGACAGCCTTTTCGTTCTTCGACCAAAACAAGAGTGGTTATATCGAAATAGAGGAGTTACGAGAAGCTTTGGCGAATGAATTTGACACAACTAGTGAAGAAGTTGTCGAAGCCATTATCCTTGATGTTGATACCAATAAG GACGGAAGAATAAGTTATGAAGAGTTTGCAACGATGATGAAAACAGGAACGGATTGGAGAAAAGCTTCGAAGCAGTTCTCGAGAGATCGGTTTAAGAATCTTAGTATCAAACTGAAGGAAGAGGGATCCTTAAATTCTAATAATTGTGATGCAGAGTAG
- the LOC103866596 gene encoding remorin 4.2: protein MMLTLYGQESSPDRTSRDVTPEAVVRDIHALAPASTTVLPPPPALRGYFSPTRSTTTSISEGASSGENFTTISREFNALVIAGSSMGNNNEPTARDVTQGEELMRSIHEEREEEEMNPLAIVPEQYPDSSLDQGSGNESGQVQGRGGMTSVQRVKREEVEAKITAWQTAKLAKINNRFKREDAVINGRVNEQVHKANSWMKKIERKLEERKAKAMEKTQNQVARAQRKAEERRATAEAKRGTEVAKVVEVANLMRAVGRSPSKRSCFSFS from the exons ATGATGTTAACTCTCTACGGTCAAGAAAGCTCGCCGGACCGCACCAGCCGGGATGTGACGCCGGAGGCTGTCGTGAGAGACATCCACGCGCTTGCTCCAGCGTCTACTACAGTGTTGCCACCACCTCCTGCCTTGCGAGGCTATTTTTCTCCAACTAGGTCAACGACGACTTCCATAAGCGAAGGCGCTTCTTCTGGTGAAAACTTCACAACCATAAGCAGAGAGTTCAACGCTCTAGTCATCGCCGGCTCATCCATGGGAAACAACAACGAACCAACGGCTCGTGACGTCACGCAAGGTGAGGAGTTGATGAGGAGTATCCATGAGGAGAGGGAAGAAGAGGAGATGAACCCATTGGCAATAGTACCGGAGCAGTATCCGGATTCGAGTTTGGATCAGGGAAGTGGAAATGAGTCGGGTCAGGTTCAGGGTCGAGGTGGGATGACGTCAGTACAAAGGGTGAAGAGGGAAGAGGTGGAAGCTAAGATAACGGCATGGCAGACGGCTAAACTGGCTAAGATTAATAACAGGTTTAAGAGAGAAGACGCCGTTATTAATGGTCGGGTTAACGAGCAAGTCCATAAGGCCAATTCTTGGATGAAGAAAATCGAG AGGAAGCTAGAGGAGAGAAAGGCGAAGGCGATGGAGAAAACACAGAACCAAGTGGCGAGAGCGCAGAGAAAAGCGGAGGAGAGGAGAGCAACAGCGGAAGCGAAGAGAGGAACGGAGGTTGCAAAAGTTGTAGAAGTTGCTAATCTCATGAGAGCCGTTGGTCGGTCTCCTTCCAAACGTTCTTGCTTCTCCTTCTCCTAG
- the LOC103866597 gene encoding arabinogalactan protein 23 — translation MEMKTIACGVLFAAASMTAVMATEVGAPAPGPAASGASVVVPALGSLVGASLVSLFTYYLN, via the coding sequence ATGGAGATGAAGACGATTGCCTGCGGAGTTCTTTTCGCTGCTGCTTCCATGACCGCCGTCATGGCAACAGAAGTTGGAGCTCCGGCACCAGGACCCGCCGCAAGCGGAGCCTCAGTAGTCGTACCGGCTCTTGGCTCTTTGGTTGGGGCTTCCCTCGTGTCTCTCTTCACCTACTACTTGAACTAA
- the LOC103866598 gene encoding non-functional pseudokinase ZED1, which translates to MVWWRKKKQEVNERQRMFMKNGSLLLEELIAISDDATSNPIKHFSADQILEATNNFSRSNLVRIDRFRHYKGMLDDRLVLIKKWAYGGSIFSEKIYRDLAVSSMVSGHKNFLKLLGCCLEFSYPVLVCEYAEVITRSLRGARCPIDPSLTWSMRIVIAKEIANALSYLHTSFSRTLIHKDIQPCQIFLNENGTAKLGEFCNCVFIPEGETYVQDDVVEGTYGFLDPNYASKGLVTEKTDVYSFGAFMFVLLTGRIPQPMFWKRGDHLVEDPKRLSRLVMDGRFDKVVDKNMLVVEGRDIEQERLQVEAFLELSLRCIGRLGDVPNMTDVAKELERIERLKSVPCLVKETV; encoded by the coding sequence ATGGTCTGGtggagaaagaaaaaacaagaagtCAACGAGCGTCAGAGAATGTTTATGAAGAATGGTTCGTTACTACTTGAAGAGCTGATTGCGATTAGTGATGATGCTACATCAAATCCTATAAAACATTTCTCAGCTGATCAGATCCTTGAAGCCACCAACAACTTCAGCCGCAGTAATCTTGTCCGCATCGATAGATTCCGTCATTACAAAGGCATGCTCGATGACCGTCTCGTGCTTATCAAGAAATGGGCTTATGGAGGATCAATTTTCTCTGAAAAGATATACCGCGACTTAGCGGTTTCATCAATGGTTAGTGGTCACAAAAACTTCCTGAAACTGTTAGGATGCTGCCTAGAATTTTCTTACCCGGTTCTAGTTTGTGAGTACGCAGAAGTAATAACTCGTAGCTTAAGAGGAGCTAGATGTCCTATTGATCCATCACTAACATGGagtatgagaatcgttatagcAAAGGAGATAGCAAACGCTTTATCTTACCTTCACACATCGTTTTCAAGAACTCTAATCCATAAAGATATACAGCCTTGTCAGATTTTCTTGAATGAGAATGGAACAGCAAAGCTAGGTGAGTTTTGCAACTGTGTTTTCATTCCTGAAGGCGAAACATATGTTCAAGATGATGTAGTGGAAGGGACATATGGGTTTCTTGACCCTAACTATGCGTCAAAAGGTTTGGTTACTGAGAAGACTGATGTGTATAGCTTTGGAGCGTTTATGTTTGTTCTTTTAACTGGAAGAATACCGCAACCGATGTTTTGGAAAAGAGGAGATCATTTGGTGGAAGATCCAAAGCGTTTGTCTAGATTGGTCATGGATGGGAGATTTGATAAGGTTGTAGATAAGAATATGTTGGTTGTTGAGGGTAGAGACATAGAGCAAGAGAGACTGCAAGTGGAAGCGTTTCTTGAGCTCTCGTTGAGATGCATTGGTCGTCTTGGGGATGTTCCAAACATGACTGATGTGGCTAAAGAGCTTGAAAGGATTGAGAGATTGAAAAGTGTTCCTTGTTTAGTCAAAGAAACAgtttaa
- the LOC103866599 gene encoding mitogen-activated protein kinase kinase kinase 18: MRRYRKKPKIDQPKPDTKFIKSLGKGTYGSVDLFSYTKDDGTTFHNAVKTSDSEDYSSIEREFRVLTELRGCQGVVQSFGNSLIQETDSNGKKVYKMAIEYAAGGNLTEFLRVNRRLSDPVIKDFTRMILQGLVSVHDHGYVHCDLKPANLLLFPRYDQETWYCSYELKISDFGLTVKAGDESVCWEASSPFVGTPLYMSPESVRDGTTVEKTLDLWSLGCVVLEMYNGKHPWLGVCVDDIKSRLLGGIAPEIPESVPCDARLFMEKCFAREHGERGSASELLLHPFLNGERKVDDDAAGGVRRRVGLRIRKPPSRFEDITTHGPKQKARSRNGPL, from the coding sequence ATGCGACGTTACAGAAAGAAACCAAAGATCGATCAGCCCAAACCCGATACGAAATTCATCAAGTCTCTAGGAAAGGGTACGTACGGCTCCGTAGATCTCTTCAGCTACACAAAAGACGACGGCACAACGTTCCACAACGCCGTCAAGACCTCCGACTCCGAAGATTACAGCTCTATCGAGAGAGAGTTTCGTGTCCTCACCGAACTCAGAGGATGCCAAGGAGTCGTGCAATCTTTTGGTAACTCTCTGATTCAAGAAACCGATTCCAACGGAAAGAAAGTCTACAAGATGGCCATAGAGTACGCAGCTGGTGGTAACTTAACCGAGTTCCTCCGCGTAAACCGAAGATTATCGGATCCGGTTATCAAAGACTTCACTCGGATGATTCTACAAGGATTGGTTTCGGTTCACGATCACGGTTACGTCCATTGCGATCTTAAACCGGCGaatctccttctcttcccaCGTTACGATCAAGAAACATGGTATTGTTCGTACGAGTTAAAGATTTCGGATTTTGGGTTGACGGTTAAGGCAGGAGATGAGTCTGTCTGTTGGGAAGCTAGTTCTCCTTTTGTCGGAACGCCTCTATACATGTCTCCAGAGTCGGTCCGAGACGGTACCACCGTTGAGAAAACCCTAGATTTGTGGTCGTTGGGTTGCGTGGTTTTGGAGATGTATAACGGTAAGCATCCATGGTTAGGGGTTTGTGTTGATGATATAAAGTCTCGTTTATTGGGTGGAATCGCACCGGAGATTCCAGAGAGTGTTCCTTGTGACGCACGGTTGTTTATGGAGAAGTGTTTCGCAAGGGAACATGGAGAGAGAGGAAGCGCTTCGGAGTTGTTGTTGCATCCGTTTTTGAACGGGGAGAGGAAGGTGGATGATGACGCCGCCGGTGGAGTGAGGAGGAGGGTAGGGTTGAGAATCAGAAAACCTCCGTCGAGGTTTGAAGATATTACAACACATGGGCCGAAACAAAAGGCCCGTTCAAGAAATGGCCCATTATAA